One region of Primulina tabacum isolate GXHZ01 chromosome 1, ASM2559414v2, whole genome shotgun sequence genomic DNA includes:
- the LOC142536722 gene encoding uncharacterized protein LOC142536722 isoform X4 produces MASSLKFVASSMTAAYTYKPKAKSMESMRSNRPKGPDNKHMHKVQEEIATPVAVGAGGYTFHEHHQKKEAKHDQEKAEGKHHHHHH; encoded by the exons ATGGCATCCAG CCTGAAATTCGTGGCTTCCAGCATGACGGCTGCCTACACTTACAAGCCAAAAGCCAAAAGTATGGAAAG TATGAGAAGCAACAGGCCAAAGGGCCCAGATAACAAGCACATGCACAAAGTGCAGGAGGAGATTGCCACACCCGTGGCGGTGGGAGCCGGTGGCTACACATTCCACGAGCATCACCAGAAGAAGGAAGCTAAACATGACCAAGAAAAGGCTGAGGGAaagcaccaccaccaccaccattaG
- the LOC142536722 gene encoding uncharacterized protein LOC142536722 isoform X3, whose product MNSICVVFFKRMMFSVLKFVASSMTAAYTYKPKAKSMESMRSNRPKGPDNKHMHKVQEEIATPVAVGAGGYTFHEHHQKKEAKHDQEKAEGKHHHHHH is encoded by the exons ATGAACTCAATATGCGTAGTGTTTTTTAAGAGAATGATGTTCTCTGT CCTGAAATTCGTGGCTTCCAGCATGACGGCTGCCTACACTTACAAGCCAAAAGCCAAAAGTATGGAAAG TATGAGAAGCAACAGGCCAAAGGGCCCAGATAACAAGCACATGCACAAAGTGCAGGAGGAGATTGCCACACCCGTGGCGGTGGGAGCCGGTGGCTACACATTCCACGAGCATCACCAGAAGAAGGAAGCTAAACATGACCAAGAAAAGGCTGAGGGAaagcaccaccaccaccaccattaG
- the LOC142536722 gene encoding uncharacterized protein LOC142536722 isoform X2 has translation MASRDKELQLMNSICVVFFKRMMFSVLKFVASSMTAAYTYKPKAKSMESMRSNRPKGPDNKHMHKVQEEIATPVAVGAGGYTFHEHHQKKEAKHDQEKAEGKHHHHHH, from the exons ATGGCATCCAG AGACAAAGAACTGCAGCTGATGAACTCAATATGCGTAGTGTTTTTTAAGAGAATGATGTTCTCTGT CCTGAAATTCGTGGCTTCCAGCATGACGGCTGCCTACACTTACAAGCCAAAAGCCAAAAGTATGGAAAG TATGAGAAGCAACAGGCCAAAGGGCCCAGATAACAAGCACATGCACAAAGTGCAGGAGGAGATTGCCACACCCGTGGCGGTGGGAGCCGGTGGCTACACATTCCACGAGCATCACCAGAAGAAGGAAGCTAAACATGACCAAGAAAAGGCTGAGGGAaagcaccaccaccaccaccattaG
- the LOC142536722 gene encoding uncharacterized protein LOC142536722 isoform X1 yields the protein MLTSLLVFYFMHLAFRDKELQLMNSICVVFFKRMMFSVLKFVASSMTAAYTYKPKAKSMESMRSNRPKGPDNKHMHKVQEEIATPVAVGAGGYTFHEHHQKKEAKHDQEKAEGKHHHHHH from the exons ATGCTTACTTCTCTGCTCGTTTTTTATTTCATGCATTTGGCTTTTAGAGACAAAGAACTGCAGCTGATGAACTCAATATGCGTAGTGTTTTTTAAGAGAATGATGTTCTCTGT CCTGAAATTCGTGGCTTCCAGCATGACGGCTGCCTACACTTACAAGCCAAAAGCCAAAAGTATGGAAAG TATGAGAAGCAACAGGCCAAAGGGCCCAGATAACAAGCACATGCACAAAGTGCAGGAGGAGATTGCCACACCCGTGGCGGTGGGAGCCGGTGGCTACACATTCCACGAGCATCACCAGAAGAAGGAAGCTAAACATGACCAAGAAAAGGCTGAGGGAaagcaccaccaccaccaccattaG